Part of the Nitrospirota bacterium genome, CAACAGCATATACGTACGATTCAAACGGTCGCTTGGCGACCATCGACGGGCCGCGAACCGACGTCCAGGACATAACGAACTATTACTATGATTCGAGTACCGGATACCTCACCAGCATGACCCAGCCCCTCGCGGGAACGACCACCTACGCCAACTTTGACGCCCTCGGCGAACCGCAGACCGTAACCGACCCGAACGGAAACAGCACGACCTATACCTATGACACAATGGGCAGAGTGCTGACCGTCAAAGCGCCGGGAGATACGAGCGCAACGCAGTATTTCTATACATCCGGCGGATGCCCATCCTGCGGCGCGAGCAGAATTGACCATATAACGCTGCCTGAAGGGAACACGATTAATTATCACTACGATGATGGTTTAGGCAACCTCACTTCGATCAGTGACAGCCTCGGCAACAGCATCAACTATACCTACGACTCGGAAGGGAACAAGCTGAAGGAAGACATTAGAGATTCGAGTGGAAGCCTCCAGAAGACGCTCAGTTATCAGTACGATGTGTTCAATCGTCTTGCCCAGATCATAAACCCCGATTCTACCTTCACTCAGATTGGATATGACTCTAGGGGCAATCGCGCTAGTACGCTGAACCCAAATGGGAACAGCACGTCCTATCAATACGACGCTTTAAACAGACTCACTACCGTGATCCAGCCCGGCAGCGTCACGACGTCCTATAGCTACAACTCGAACAACAATTTAACCTCTGTAACCGACGCCAATAACAATGCAACAACCTACAAGTACGACGACCAAGGAAGGGTTTATCAGGTCATTTCGCCGGATACCGGGAATACAACTTACCAATATGACCCTGCAGGAAATCTAACGAGGAAAACCGATGCGAAGGGTATCTCCATCGCCTACATATACGACGCAGCGAATCGGCTGACAAAGATCGACTTCCAGACAGATACCGACATCATTTATGTCTACGATACGTGCCTGAACGGCAAGGGCAGGCTGTGCTCAATGTCAGATGCCTCAGGTACGACTACCTACGTGTACTCACCCAAAGGACAAGTTAATAAAGAAACGAAGACAATCGATAGCATTCAGCACGTCACTCAATATACTTACGATCAGAACGGCAACGTTAAGACCATGACCTATCCCTCCGGCAAGGTGATCACATACAACTACACGAACGATAATGCAGTGAGTGTCCTGAACGGCGTGACCAATCTCGCAACGAACATCAACTACAAACCTTTCGGCGGGATGAGTTCGATCACGTATGGAAATGGATTGGCTGGCAGCATCGGCTATGACAATCACTACCGTATCGTTTCCATGGCTACCGGGACCCTCCAAAATCTGATCTATGCCGACGACGCAAACGGGAACATCACCGGCGTAACGAACAACCTCGATGCGACAAAGAATAAGACATTTACGTATGATGCCCTTGATCGTCTTGCGAGCGCTAATGGCTCATGGGGCGCACTCGGCTGGACCTATGACGGGGTAGGGAACAGGCAGGCCGAAAATTCGAGTAGCTATGCCTATGCAGCGAATACGAATAAATTGACTGATGCCAATGCAATTTCCTTCGGATACGATAGTAATGGGAATACGACAACCGAAGGCTCGAAACAATACATTTACAATCAGAATCAAAGGTTGATCCAGGTAAACAATGGCGGCACAACTGCTTATTACACTTACAACGGCAATGGCCAGCGGGTGAAGAAGATCGTGAACGGAACAACGACCATCTTCCATTACAATCAAAACGGCCAGATCATCGCAGAATCAAATAGCTCTGGAACTATTACCGCGGAATATGTATACTTGAATGGTCAGCCGCTCGCGAAGATCGGAGGAGTAAACACTTACTATTACCACAACGATCATCTCGGGGCCCCGAACAAGATGACGGACAGTTCTGGAACCGTCGTATGGTCTGCAGACTACAAACCCTTCGGTGAAGCGACTGTCACCGTATCAACAATCACGAACAACCTGAGATTTCCGGGGCAGTATTTCGATACGGAGACTGGGAATCACTACAATTACTTCAGAGATTACAACCCTTCTCTTGGCAGATATATCCAAGCTGATCCAATTGGCATAAGGAAAGGGGAAAATCATATATATGCCTATGCTAGCAGCAGTCCTCTCAGGCGAGTTGATCCTCAAGGGCTGCTAAGTACAGTTGAAACTGCATTTTATAAGGCGCTGGCCGCGGGGAGTTTGGCTGAAGCTGCCATGATACTTGAGGAAGCAGGAAGTTGTATTAACGCTGAAACTAGAGCAGCGATGTCAGAAGCGCTCGCACTGGCTAACAAACTTCATCATATATTTGATAATGTAGATCATAATTTAGACCCCCTTATTAACATATTCGGCAGTGAATCACAAGCATACTCAGCGATTGTAGAGGCGACTACAAATGTCATTAACGAATTACATCTTACTGGTATCTTTGAAGTTGTGGTAAATGTCGGCGGACAGAACGTTACAGTGCGTGGAAATGTTGTCAATGGCGTTGCACAAATTGGAACGGCATTTATAAAGTAAGCCAAGAGGTTAAAAAATGGATAAAGAGATGAGCTCACTTGAAAAAGATGTAATGCTCCATCTTCTAGCAGGCAAAAATAATACATTATCCGTGCTAAGGCAACAATATTTGTCTGCGGTTGTCAAATCAAAAGAATATACAGGTGCTGGTTTTTTTATATACTTTACTATACCTAAAGACGCTCCAAAGCTTTCAAGCGAACAATCATTTGATATTGGTGATGTGGCTGCCCGTATAGATGGACTTCAGAATGGTGCAGGTTTTATTTTGTATATTAATAAAGGTACGATACGAATGCTTGAAGGGTATACCTTTGGCGAAGAGATATGGCCAAAATCAGTTGAACATTATGAGCTCTATTACACTACTAACGGAAAACGAAATTTACCCTTTTAAAAAGATCTAGAGACTTTGTTTCCTTGTCTTATTCGCCTTCTCACTTCCGAGGAAGTCATCGAGAATCTGCACCATCTGCGTGCGCTTCGGCGGTAGGAGTTTTATTCGCCACACTCTAGGGCATGCTGAAACTGAAGACCCGTAGGTGTCAAACGGTCTAAAGGAGTAAATTTCATGGATACTAAGAAAATTCTATCGTCTATATTTATTCTGACTGCTTTTCTGTTTCAGCTCGTGCACCCCTGCTATGCCGATGTCGAATGGAACATAAAAAAGCAGCTCAGTCTCGATGCCGCCCCCATTGATGTTGCTTCCTCACCGGACGGCCAATGGATATACGTCCTTGCTTCGGGAGAGATCCTCGTCTATTCCGTGCCGGAAGATAAAATCGTCAATCGTATTCCCGTGGATAAATCATTCGACAGGATAGCGCATTCCGCGCCGGACAACACGCTCATCGTCACGAGTTCTTCGGGAAAGACCCTCAAGCTTATCCAGTTGGACGTTGTTTACAAGTTCGACCTTGCAGGCCTTCCCTTCAAAGGCCCGGAGAAGGCCCCGGTCACGATCGCTGTGTTCAGCGACTACCAATGACCCTATTGCGCCCGGCTTGAGCCGGCACTCCAGCAGTTGCTGGAGAAATACCCCAGAGACGTCAAGCTCGTGTTCAAGAACTTACCGCTACCCATGCATCAGTTCGCAAGGAAAGCTTCCCTTGCCGCCCTGGCCGCGAACCGTCAGGGGAAATTCTGGGAATATCACCAAAAATTGTTTGAGGCAGGTTCGTCCCTGAGCGATGCGAAGATGCAGGATATCGCCAAAGAACTGGGTCTCGACCTTGAGAAGTTCAACAAGGATCTAAAAGACCCGGCCATCGAAAATATCATTAACCGGGATATAAAAGATGGCAGCCAGGCAGACGTGCGCGGAACGCCCACGATGTTCATGAACGGAAAGCTTGTTAAAATTCGCTCTCTCGAAGGTTTTCAGCAAATTGTCGATGCGGAGCTGAAGAAAAAGAAATAGAATATGGCGTCCGAAGTTTTAGCTCAGGGGACCGTATTGGGTCAGGCTTAGATAATTAGTTATTGGCGCCGCCCTCCTCTTCTGATAATCTCTGTTCATGCCACGGAAGCCCCGGATAGAATTCGAAGGCGCGTTTTACCATGTCATCACCCGCGGCAACCAGAGACAGAAGATATTCAAATCTCTCGCCGATTACCAGAAATACCTTCAACTGCTCACCATCTACAAGAACCGCTATCACTGCTCTATCTATGCCTATATCCTCATGGGCAACCACGTCCACATCCTGATCGAAACGAAGGACACGCCGCTTTCGAAGGTCTTCCAGGGGATCAACCAGAGCTATACCGTGTATTTCAATAAGAAGTATCATACCGTCGGCCACCTCTTTCAAGGCAGGTATAAAGCCGTGCTCTGTGACCGGGAGAACTATCTCCTGGCACTTCTCAAGTACATCCATTATAACCCCGTCCGGGCCAAGATCGCAGAGACGCTTGCCGACCATCCCTGGAGCAGCCACCATGCTTACACCGGAAAGAGCAACCTGCTGGGTCTTGTCGACACGGAGCAGGTCCTTCGTCTGTTCTCGGAGAGGAAGGGAAGGGCGCGCAAACTGTATCGAGCGTTTATCGAGGAAGCAGGCGGACTCAAGAAAGACGAGGTGTATGCCACGATCGACCAGCGTGTCCAGGGAAGCGATGAATTTGCCGAAGAAGTGCTGAGAAAATACGAAAAGACACCGGTAAAACCGTGGAGAAAAGCGTACACGTTGGACCGGATAGCAGAAGGGGTCACGGAACTCTATGGGATAAGCCCACAGTTGCTTCGTTCTTCGGGAAGAACGAGACCGTTGTCGTCTGGTCGCTGTTTGTTCAGTCTCGCGGCAAAGGATCAGGGGTATAAGGGCGTCGAGATCGCAGTATACCTTGAGAAAGAGCCGCCGTCGATATCTGCATATGACCGGAAGCGGGACCTCTTCACCGGAGACCTGACGGCATTGCAGGGGCACCTCACGCGCGGGAATAAAAACTAATAAACTTAGCCTGACCCCATTGGTGCTCCCATAAACTTAGCCTGACCCCATTGGTGCTCCCGGGCCCTGTGAAGCCATGGAAGAAGGAGCACACCCTGGACCAGATCGCGGAAGGAGTCGCGAAACTCTATGAGTTACATTCGCAGGCGCTGCGTTCCCGGGAAAGGACCAGGTCATTATCGGCCGGACGGTGTCTCTTCACGCTTGCAGCAAAAGCGCATGGGTATAGAGGGATCGAGATTGCAGGATATCTGGATAAAGAGCCGCCGTCGATATCTGCATATGACCGGAAGCGGGACCTCTTCACCGGAGACCTGACGGCATTGCAGGGGCACCTCACGCGCGGGAATAAAAACTAATAAACTTAGCCTGACCCCATTGGTGCTCCAGACTAAATGCACGTCGCGTATCAACGTCCCGTATGTTCCCCCCAAAATCAAACCGCAAGACCTGAACACTCCCCGCCAGAGGCGCGTGTCTTGAGTCCTGCTTTTTTGTCCTGCATGCTATTTTGTGCTTGCTCCCAATTCGGGAGCCTAGTATAATCTCTTGTGCGTATCATATCGCGAAAAACACTTCGTGAGTTCTGGGCGATACATGCTGATGCCGAACAGCCGTTACAGGCATGGTACCATGACGTCAAACATGCCGACTGGCAGAGTCCGGCAGATATCAAGGCGGTTTATCGGAATGCCAGCTTTCTAGCCAAAAACAGGGTCGTATTCAACATCAAGGGGAATAAATACCGGCTCGTTACTGCCGTACAATATGACTTTGGCATAGTCTTTATCCGGTTTGTCCGTACGCATAAGGATTACGATACTATCGCTGCCGGAAGCATATAATGGTGAGGTACTCATGGAAATCAAACCTATAAAAACAAAGAGAGACTACGAAGCCGCTCTGAAAGAAACCGAGCGCCTTTTTGATGCTAAGCCTGGCACCGCTGATGGCGATCGTCTCGAGGTCCTGACAGCGCTGATAAGTGTCTATGAAGAAAAGCATCATGCCGTCCCCCTTCCGAATCCCATCGATGCCATTCAGTATTACATGGAAAGCAGGGGACTGACGCGTCGCGACCTGGAAAAATTTCTCGGAAGCCGTGCGCGCGTTTCCGAAGTGCTCAACCGAAAGCGAGCGATCACGATGGAGATGATCCGTAATCTGCACAGAGGGTTGGGTATTCCGGCGGAAGTTTTGATTCAACCCTATCGCACAGTCAAGAAGGCGGCATGAAGAGGAGACATGAAAATATGAGCAGGTGGACGTGGTTCCTATCAAAAGGAGTGAATGCCATGAGCAATAAAAAAAACATAGCGCTTGTATTTCTTCTGGCGGCTTTTCTGTTTCAGTTCGTGAGCCCCTGCTACGCAGATATCGAATGGAACCTCAAAAAGCAGCTGAGCCTCGAGGCTGCCCCGATTGATGTTGCTTCCTCACCGGACGGTCAATGGATATACGTCCTTGCTTCGGGAGAGATACTTGTCTATTCCGTGCCGGAAGATAAAATCGTCAATCGTATTCCCGTGGATAAATCATTCGACAGGATAGCGCATTCGGCGCCGGACAACACGCTCATCATCACGAGTTCTTCGGGAAAAACGCTCAAACTTGTCCAGTTGGACGTAGTGTACAAGTTCGACCTTGCAGGCCTTCCCTTCAAAGGCCCGGAGAAGGCCCCGGTCACGATCGCTGTGTTCAGCGACTACCAATGACCCTACTGCGCCCGGCTTGAGCCGGCACTCCAGCAGTTGCTGGAGAAATACCCCAGAGACGTCAAGCTCGTGTTCAAGAACTTTCCGCTACCCATGCATCAGTTCGCAAGGAAAGCTTCCCTTGCCGCCCTGGCCGCGAACCGGCAAGGCAAGTTCTGGGAGTATCACCAGAAGTTGTTTGAGGCAGGTCCGTCCCTGAACGATGCAAAGATTCAGGACATTGCCAAAGAACTGGGCCTCGATCTCGAGAAGTTCAACAGGGATCTAAAAGACCCGGCCATCGAAAATATCATTAATCGGGACATAAAAGATGGCAGCCAGGCAGACGTGCGCGGAACGCCCACGATGTTCATGAACGGAAAGCTTGTTAAAATTCGCTCTCTCGAAGACTTCCAGCAAATTATCGATGCGGAGCTGAAGAAAAAGAAATAGAATATGGCGTCCCAAGTTTTAGCTCACGAGAGATGATGGGTATGCAACCTCGACCAACGGCTGCGGAGTGACGAAGGGTTCGTCGGAGAAGACCCCGTGTCGGTAACAATGTATTCGCGGCCTGACCGGGTGATAAAGAAAGCCGTGGACGATCTTTTGCAGAATCTCGATAACCTCAAAAATGCCAATAGTGAAGTCTGATGCCGGACGCCCACTGGTATGGCTTCATCGCACATCCGCATGAGAGGAGACCGGCGGCCTCTTTCTAAATTTATATGATAAAGGCCCCGGATTCTTGACCGCAGATGACCTCCTCCACCCTCGAACCCCTCCTTTTCCATTGACTTT contains:
- a CDS encoding RHS repeat-associated core domain-containing protein translates to MSGSLKKNQKIRYHGLAPLILILFLLTCYASPLFADEIIDRYEETSCSDGSSDGSGKSMAGKPVNLFTGSETMTKTDLSVGNLYPITIQRQYNSTSAYDSSLGYGWSLNYDKRIYTYPDNSVIVRKDCGRKLRFIRSGSGFTSPSGEYGSIVQNIDGTYTYTDINGSREIYDLHGRIAYVVSPKGNSLVFTYGSDVRGPMTGLSLFNLDQTNPQIVSYDYRLSMIEERDSTSNPTGNRVSFSYDPSTGRLNGLWDNTGRSVIYTHDTIGNLNGISGPSTVATYGYNSPVNRHSLTDIDEGQGTYINAYDNQGRVTKQTHGTGVIDIAYWPNRTVNITTTVTGPDGTTLNTQTRTVEFSGLGMVNKNTDTFGNVTNYIRDSQSSKLLREEYWENTGTVDSPNLVLRTANNYTYDSKGNMLTKTEAQGTPQERTTTYTYHPTFNGVLTTTVKSVVDPNQNKVTTNTYDDTTGNLLTTNEAGLLGDGTPYSYTTAYTYDSNGRLATIDGPRTDVQDITNYYYDSSTGYLTSMTQPLAGTTTYANFDALGEPQTVTDPNGNSTTYTYDTMGRVLTVKAPGDTSATQYFYTSGGCPSCGASRIDHITLPEGNTINYHYDDGLGNLTSISDSLGNSINYTYDSEGNKLKEDIRDSSGSLQKTLSYQYDVFNRLAQIINPDSTFTQIGYDSRGNRASTLNPNGNSTSYQYDALNRLTTVIQPGSVTTSYSYNSNNNLTSVTDANNNATTYKYDDQGRVYQVISPDTGNTTYQYDPAGNLTRKTDAKGISIAYIYDAANRLTKIDFQTDTDIIYVYDTCLNGKGRLCSMSDASGTTTYVYSPKGQVNKETKTIDSIQHVTQYTYDQNGNVKTMTYPSGKVITYNYTNDNAVSVLNGVTNLATNINYKPFGGMSSITYGNGLAGSIGYDNHYRIVSMATGTLQNLIYADDANGNITGVTNNLDATKNKTFTYDALDRLASANGSWGALGWTYDGVGNRQAENSSSYAYAANTNKLTDANAISFGYDSNGNTTTEGSKQYIYNQNQRLIQVNNGGTTAYYTYNGNGQRVKKIVNGTTTIFHYNQNGQIIAESNSSGTITAEYVYLNGQPLAKIGGVNTYYYHNDHLGAPNKMTDSSGTVVWSADYKPFGEATVTVSTITNNLRFPGQYFDTETGNHYNYFRDYNPSLGRYIQADPIGIRKGENHIYAYASSSPLRRVDPQGLLSTVETAFYKALAAGSLAEAAMILEEAGSCINAETRAAMSEALALANKLHHIFDNVDHNLDPLINIFGSESQAYSAIVEATTNVINELHLTGIFEVVVNVGGQNVTVRGNVVNGVAQIGTAFIK
- a CDS encoding transposase — protein: MPRKPRIEFEGAFYHVITRGNQRQKIFKSLADYQKYLQLLTIYKNRYHCSIYAYILMGNHVHILIETKDTPLSKVFQGINQSYTVYFNKKYHTVGHLFQGRYKAVLCDRENYLLALLKYIHYNPVRAKIAETLADHPWSSHHAYTGKSNLLGLVDTEQVLRLFSERKGRARKLYRAFIEEAGGLKKDEVYATIDQRVQGSDEFAEEVLRKYEKTPVKPWRKAYTLDRIAEGVTELYGISPQLLRSSGRTRPLSSGRCLFSLAAKDQGYKGVEIAVYLEKEPPSISAYDRKRDLFTGDLTALQGHLTRGNKN
- a CDS encoding type II toxin-antitoxin system HigB family toxin → MRIISRKTLREFWAIHADAEQPLQAWYHDVKHADWQSPADIKAVYRNASFLAKNRVVFNIKGNKYRLVTAVQYDFGIVFIRFVRTHKDYDTIAAGSI
- a CDS encoding helix-turn-helix domain-containing protein codes for the protein MEIKPIKTKRDYEAALKETERLFDAKPGTADGDRLEVLTALISVYEEKHHAVPLPNPIDAIQYYMESRGLTRRDLEKFLGSRARVSEVLNRKRAITMEMIRNLHRGLGIPAEVLIQPYRTVKKAA